The following proteins come from a genomic window of Kitasatospora sp. NBC_01246:
- a CDS encoding polysaccharide lyase: MSQRHSRSRRAAVLLTAVLAVGGVSVGPVAAAESTAVPFSDGFESGNTAVWPREGIDGKGSVDVVAAPGGHGGKAARFTMPDQGNSYRAEIATSRLPYGSYRYTFANYLPQDWTSFDAQTIVSQWHGGEGTTPAVVLAVKADRWLMLVHWTEGAGPLNEARYDLGPVRLGHWNQWSFDITWSTATTPGSLTARLDGTLVGSHQGPNDYSRTTNAPHRDTAPYHKIGLYRPNWKAEKGYVNGGTPPVVIYYDDVSITSISPAAGNPTAAPTPAGPAPTMSSAAAPAPATTAKPVPSPPPVRPSSSEPAQESPSARTPAATTGAAAPGTAFPTPSPTVDDALAQADTDTDRDNHDYVLAHTGSSSRIPLVVAAGSTLLIAGLLLAYRLRRRSATRRTHRKAH, from the coding sequence ATGTCCCAGCGTCACAGCCGCAGCCGTCGGGCCGCCGTACTTCTGACGGCCGTCCTGGCGGTGGGCGGCGTGTCCGTCGGCCCCGTCGCGGCCGCGGAGTCCACCGCCGTCCCTTTCAGCGACGGTTTCGAGTCCGGCAACACCGCCGTGTGGCCCCGCGAGGGCATCGACGGCAAGGGCTCGGTGGACGTCGTGGCGGCGCCCGGTGGCCACGGCGGCAAGGCCGCCCGGTTCACCATGCCGGACCAGGGCAACTCCTACCGCGCCGAGATCGCCACCAGCCGTTTGCCGTACGGCAGTTACCGCTACACATTCGCCAACTACCTGCCGCAGGACTGGACGTCCTTCGACGCCCAGACCATCGTGTCCCAGTGGCACGGCGGGGAGGGCACGACCCCCGCCGTCGTCCTCGCGGTCAAGGCGGACAGGTGGCTGATGCTCGTCCACTGGACCGAGGGGGCGGGTCCCCTGAACGAGGCCAGGTACGACCTCGGGCCCGTACGACTTGGTCACTGGAACCAGTGGTCCTTCGACATCACCTGGTCCACCGCCACCACACCCGGTTCGCTCACCGCCCGCCTCGACGGCACCCTGGTGGGCTCCCACCAGGGCCCCAACGACTACAGCCGGACCACGAACGCCCCCCACCGCGACACGGCCCCGTATCACAAGATCGGCCTGTACCGGCCGAACTGGAAGGCCGAGAAGGGATACGTGAACGGCGGGACGCCCCCCGTGGTCATCTACTACGACGACGTCTCCATCACCTCCATCTCCCCGGCCGCCGGCAACCCGACGGCCGCACCGACCCCCGCCGGACCGGCTCCCACCATGTCGTCCGCTGCCGCGCCGGCGCCCGCCACCACCGCGAAGCCCGTACCGTCACCCCCGCCCGTACGGCCCTCCTCCTCTGAGCCGGCGCAGGAGTCCCCGTCGGCCCGGACCCCGGCCGCCACGACCGGAGCGGCAGCACCCGGGACGGCGTTCCCCACCCCGTCCCCGACCGTGGACGACGCTCTCGCCCAGGCGGACACGGACACGGACAGGGACAACCACGACTACGTCCTGGCGCACACCGGCTCCTCCAGCCGCATCCCGCTGGTCGTGGCCGCCGGTAGCACCCTGCTCATCGCCGGACTCCTCCTCGCCTACCGGCTCCGGAGGAGGAGCGCCACCCGCCGGACCCACCGAAAGGCGCACTGA
- a CDS encoding STAS domain-containing protein, whose amino-acid sequence MSDTPGREIAAVVRETGTGPVIEVSGDLDIDQVDVLHAVFNQVLLRTPAPSVVLVDLWAVPFCDSSGLNELLRARLQAEQRGTLLALARPSRQVVRLLDVTGTDQVFEVTEGPPARSA is encoded by the coding sequence GTGAGCGATACCCCAGGGCGTGAGATCGCGGCCGTCGTCCGGGAGACCGGTACCGGGCCTGTGATCGAGGTCTCGGGGGACCTGGACATCGACCAAGTCGACGTCCTGCATGCCGTGTTCAACCAGGTCCTGCTACGCACCCCGGCCCCGTCCGTGGTGCTCGTCGACCTGTGGGCGGTCCCGTTCTGCGATTCCAGCGGCCTCAACGAGCTGCTCCGGGCCCGCCTGCAAGCCGAGCAGCGCGGGACTCTCCTGGCTCTCGCCCGCCCCTCGCGCCAGGTGGTCCGGCTGCTCGACGTCACCGGCACGGACCAGGTGTTCGAGGTGACCGAGGGGCCGCCGGCGCGCAGCGCCTGA
- a CDS encoding SDR family oxidoreductase, with translation MSDQHTPQDPTSQQPQPPFPEQSQPHPGSGETMRPSPDHGEDSYRGADRLAGRVALITGGDSGIGRAVALAFAREGADVAFCHLPEEEADAAETTRLVEDAGRRALAVAGDLRDEDFCAELVARCVDVFGRLDILVNNAAYQMSQPDGLAAITTDQFDRVMRTNLYGMFWITRAALPHLREGASIINTASVQAYKPSPHLLDYAMTKAAIVAFTQGLAGQLAPDGIRVNAVAPGPVWTPLIPATMDEEKVAHFGEQSPLGRAAQPAEMAPAYVFLASQESSYITAEIVNATGGTPLP, from the coding sequence ATGAGCGACCAGCACACCCCTCAGGACCCCACCTCCCAGCAGCCGCAGCCGCCGTTCCCCGAGCAGTCCCAGCCCCACCCGGGCAGCGGTGAGACCATGCGCCCCAGCCCCGACCACGGGGAGGACAGCTACCGCGGCGCCGACCGGCTGGCCGGCCGCGTCGCGCTGATCACCGGCGGCGACTCCGGCATCGGCCGCGCCGTCGCCCTCGCCTTCGCCCGCGAGGGCGCCGACGTCGCCTTCTGCCACCTCCCCGAGGAGGAGGCCGACGCGGCGGAGACCACCCGGCTGGTCGAGGACGCCGGGAGGCGCGCCCTCGCCGTCGCGGGCGACCTGCGCGACGAGGACTTCTGCGCCGAGCTGGTGGCCCGCTGCGTCGACGTGTTCGGCCGCCTCGACATCCTGGTCAACAACGCCGCCTACCAGATGTCCCAGCCCGACGGCCTCGCCGCGATCACCACCGACCAGTTCGACCGGGTGATGAGGACCAACCTGTACGGGATGTTCTGGATTACCCGGGCCGCCCTGCCCCACCTGCGCGAAGGCGCCTCGATCATCAACACCGCCTCCGTCCAGGCGTACAAGCCCAGCCCCCACCTCCTGGACTACGCCATGACCAAGGCCGCGATCGTCGCGTTCACCCAGGGCCTGGCCGGGCAGCTCGCGCCCGACGGCATCCGGGTGAACGCCGTCGCGCCCGGCCCGGTGTGGACGCCGCTGATCCCGGCGACGATGGACGAGGAGAAGGTCGCGCACTTCGGCGAGCAGTCCCCGCTCGGTCGCGCCGCCCAGCCCGCCGAAATGGCCCCCGCCTACGTCTTCCTCGCCTCCCAGGAGTCCTCGTACATCACCGCCGAGATCGTCAACGCCACCGGCGGCACGCCTCTGCCCTGA
- a CDS encoding hemerythrin domain-containing protein produces MDAIVLLKEDHKTVESLFKAFEKAGDRAFAEKRRIADQVIEELTVHAVIEEEVFYPAAREAAPDTKDHVLESVEEHHVVVWMLSELAGMDPEDERFDAKMTVLMENVRHHVEEEEKEWFPEVRKAMGRNRLVELGEQLEEAKKSATRDPLKVPSATA; encoded by the coding sequence ATGGACGCGATCGTGCTGCTGAAGGAAGACCACAAGACCGTCGAGAGCCTGTTCAAGGCCTTCGAGAAGGCCGGCGACCGGGCCTTCGCCGAGAAGCGCCGGATCGCCGACCAGGTGATCGAGGAGCTGACGGTCCACGCCGTCATCGAGGAGGAGGTCTTCTACCCGGCCGCCCGCGAGGCCGCGCCCGACACGAAGGACCACGTGCTGGAGAGCGTCGAGGAGCACCACGTCGTCGTGTGGATGCTCTCCGAGCTGGCCGGCATGGACCCGGAGGACGAGCGGTTCGACGCGAAGATGACGGTGCTTATGGAGAACGTCCGCCACCATGTCGAGGAGGAGGAGAAGGAGTGGTTCCCCGAGGTCCGCAAGGCGATGGGCCGCAACCGCCTGGTCGAGCTCGGCGAACAGCTGGAGGAGGCGAAGAAGTCCGCCACCCGCGACCCCCTCAAGGTGCCCAGCGCCACCGCGTGA
- a CDS encoding substrate-binding domain-containing protein, whose product MFTTPQRRAVAATGLLLTFGLSSACSTGQESTSASGADAPVAPVSGKISMTYLQKQGDQEYFVGEAEGAKAKATELGVDLRIVNLGSDANRAVSEVRSAIAQKSNGLIVVVPDPAVGPQVVQATRDARVALLTSDDQICATGPDPSTCAKQNLVPRIGFSGAQMGGEVGKRAAEEFRKAGWNPAETRTISAWKQDVTVCTDRVKAAKEAFAAGASAGVQNIDVATDNTPAGAQDRIAATVTANPGVKNWVVWGCNDENVQGGVTALENAGIGPDRVIGVGLGAYLACKNWAGGRPTGMKAALFINGKDVGALAVQTLYDKLKNGKDMPAEAFAPTTMVNATNWQSSGVTCH is encoded by the coding sequence ATGTTCACCACGCCCCAACGCCGAGCCGTGGCCGCCACCGGCCTCCTGCTCACCTTCGGTCTGAGCAGTGCCTGTTCCACCGGCCAGGAGTCCACCTCGGCCTCGGGGGCGGACGCCCCGGTCGCTCCGGTCAGCGGGAAGATCTCCATGACCTACCTCCAGAAGCAGGGCGACCAGGAGTACTTCGTCGGCGAGGCCGAGGGCGCCAAGGCCAAGGCGACCGAGCTCGGCGTCGACCTCAGGATCGTCAACCTCGGCAGCGACGCCAACAGGGCCGTCAGCGAAGTCCGGTCCGCCATCGCGCAGAAGAGCAACGGCCTGATCGTCGTCGTCCCCGACCCGGCGGTGGGCCCGCAGGTGGTCCAGGCCACGCGGGACGCCAGGGTCGCGCTGCTCACCTCCGACGACCAGATCTGCGCCACCGGCCCCGACCCGTCCACCTGCGCGAAGCAGAACCTGGTGCCCCGGATCGGCTTCTCCGGCGCCCAGATGGGCGGAGAGGTCGGCAAGCGGGCCGCCGAGGAGTTCAGGAAGGCCGGCTGGAACCCGGCCGAGACCCGCACCATCTCCGCCTGGAAGCAGGACGTCACCGTCTGCACCGACCGCGTCAAGGCGGCCAAGGAGGCCTTCGCCGCCGGCGCCAGCGCCGGTGTCCAGAACATCGACGTCGCCACCGACAACACCCCGGCCGGCGCGCAGGACAGGATCGCCGCGACCGTGACCGCGAACCCCGGGGTGAAGAACTGGGTCGTCTGGGGCTGCAACGACGAGAACGTCCAGGGCGGCGTCACCGCGCTGGAGAACGCCGGCATCGGCCCCGACCGGGTCATCGGGGTGGGCCTCGGCGCCTACCTCGCCTGCAAGAACTGGGCCGGCGGCAGGCCCACCGGCATGAAGGCCGCCCTGTTCATCAACGGCAAGGACGTCGGCGCCCTGGCCGTCCAGACTCTGTACGACAAGCTCAAGAACGGCAAGGACATGCCCGCCGAGGCCTTCGCCCCCACCACCATGGTCAACGCCACCAACTGGCAGAGCAGCGGCGTCACCTGCCACTGA
- a CDS encoding aldo/keto reductase, with protein MTGATADRVLYGCMGLGGSWDDSPYTATDIDHAEAAVGAALDAGITAFDHADIYRYGKSEAVFGEVLARTPGLRERITLQTKCGIRLPEGGRPGHYDLRGPSILRRVEESLTRLRTDSLDVLLLHRPDPLAGPEEIAEALGSLHRQGLVRRFGVSNMSAAQIARLQSVLDVPLVVNQLEMSLDRRDWVEAGVLVNTSAAASNGFPHGTVEYCAAHGIRLQAWGALARGRFTGSEPTPAGELVGRLAERRGTTPETIVLWWLQRHPAGIAPVIGTARPERIAACRDAVLREPELSHEEWYELWIAARGAPLP; from the coding sequence ATGACCGGGGCCACCGCCGACCGCGTCCTGTACGGATGCATGGGCCTCGGCGGCAGCTGGGACGACAGCCCGTACACGGCGACGGACATCGACCACGCCGAGGCGGCGGTCGGCGCCGCGCTGGACGCCGGGATCACCGCCTTCGACCACGCCGACATCTACCGGTACGGCAAGTCCGAGGCGGTCTTCGGCGAGGTGCTCGCCCGCACCCCCGGCCTGCGGGAGCGCATCACCCTGCAGACCAAGTGCGGTATCAGGCTCCCCGAAGGCGGACGGCCGGGCCACTACGACCTGCGGGGGCCGAGCATCCTCCGACGGGTGGAGGAGAGCCTGACCCGGCTGCGCACCGACAGCCTCGACGTGCTGCTGCTGCACCGGCCCGACCCGCTGGCCGGCCCGGAGGAGATCGCCGAGGCCCTCGGCTCGCTCCACCGGCAGGGCCTGGTACGGCGGTTCGGCGTGTCCAACATGAGCGCCGCGCAGATCGCCCGGCTCCAGTCGGTGCTCGACGTGCCCCTGGTCGTCAACCAGCTGGAGATGAGCCTGGACCGCCGGGACTGGGTCGAGGCCGGCGTCCTGGTCAACACCTCCGCCGCCGCCTCGAACGGCTTCCCGCACGGGACGGTCGAGTACTGCGCCGCCCACGGGATCCGGCTCCAGGCCTGGGGCGCCCTGGCCCGGGGCCGCTTCACCGGCAGCGAGCCGACGCCGGCCGGTGAACTCGTCGGCAGGCTCGCCGAGCGCAGGGGGACGACGCCGGAGACGATCGTGCTGTGGTGGCTCCAGCGCCACCCGGCCGGCATCGCGCCGGTCATCGGCACCGCCCGCCCCGAACGCATCGCGGCCTGCCGCGACGCCGTGCTGCGCGAGCCGGAGCTCAGCCACGAGGAGTGGTACGAGCTGTGGATCGCCGCCCGTGGCGCCCCGCTGCCCTGA
- a CDS encoding GMC family oxidoreductase, with product MTGTPAGYDVIVLGGGVAGCVLAARLSEDPDRTVCLVEAGPDFGPDRQDWPAKVLNARALPREEVWERHAPAHRIRARVLGGSSCINGCWNTWGSEADHAEWARTGGPRWTAAALEPYRLAAVEQMGLRRVPEREFSPWSRAALAAAAELGFREVDMGTPSGPGYGTPLLNAFDGVRHNAAFAYLDAARARPNLTVLAGAAVDRLDIGDGRVRGVRVDIGGRHETLVADAYLLACGTFGSPAVLMRSGVGPADHLRTVGIRPEIDLPGVGSNLTDQPGVFVPLAPTDELNAALAAKEADGDLYVSRMLVRAAGELCPDDSWDLHILPVAGPPLFGKLPPGRYEAGISAFVMKPTSRGTVRLASADPATAPEIDPGFLTDEGGHDLAVLRSGLEIVERMAATAALKPLAGPVRGHPARDLSDQDLRGRLGTYWHPVGTCAMGAPDDPLAVVDGEARVRGVANLRIVDASVLPTVPAANTQLPVLAVAEMLADLIGGAA from the coding sequence GTGACGGGCACACCGGCCGGCTACGACGTGATCGTCCTCGGCGGGGGAGTGGCCGGCTGCGTGCTGGCGGCCCGTCTGAGCGAGGACCCGGACCGCACCGTCTGCCTGGTCGAGGCCGGTCCCGACTTCGGCCCCGACCGGCAGGACTGGCCGGCGAAGGTGCTGAACGCCCGCGCCCTGCCGCGCGAGGAGGTGTGGGAGCGGCACGCCCCGGCGCACCGCATCCGCGCCCGCGTCCTCGGCGGCTCCTCCTGCATCAACGGCTGTTGGAACACCTGGGGATCCGAGGCCGACCACGCCGAGTGGGCCCGGACCGGCGGTCCGCGCTGGACGGCCGCGGCGCTGGAGCCGTACCGCCTCGCGGCGGTCGAACAGATGGGCCTGCGCCGGGTACCGGAGCGCGAGTTCTCGCCGTGGAGCCGCGCCGCCCTGGCGGCGGCCGCGGAACTCGGCTTCCGGGAGGTGGACATGGGCACCCCGAGCGGGCCCGGCTACGGCACGCCCCTGCTCAACGCCTTCGACGGAGTGCGCCACAACGCCGCCTTCGCCTACCTGGACGCGGCACGCGCGAGGCCCAACCTGACCGTCCTCGCCGGAGCCGCCGTGGACCGGCTGGACATCGGGGACGGCCGGGTCCGCGGCGTCCGCGTCGACATCGGCGGCCGGCACGAGACCCTGGTCGCCGACGCCTACCTGCTGGCCTGCGGCACCTTCGGCTCGCCCGCGGTGCTGATGCGCAGCGGGGTCGGCCCGGCGGACCACCTGCGGACGGTCGGCATCCGCCCCGAGATCGACCTCCCCGGGGTCGGATCGAACCTCACCGACCAGCCCGGCGTCTTCGTGCCGCTGGCCCCGACCGACGAGCTGAACGCGGCGCTCGCCGCGAAGGAGGCCGACGGCGACCTGTACGTCAGCCGGATGCTGGTCCGGGCGGCCGGCGAACTCTGCCCGGACGACTCCTGGGACCTCCACATCCTGCCCGTCGCCGGCCCGCCGCTGTTCGGCAAGCTCCCGCCGGGCCGGTACGAGGCGGGCATCTCCGCCTTCGTCATGAAACCGACCTCGCGCGGCACCGTGCGGCTGGCGTCCGCCGACCCCGCCACCGCCCCCGAGATCGACCCCGGCTTCCTCACCGACGAAGGCGGCCACGACCTCGCCGTCCTGCGCTCGGGCCTGGAGATCGTCGAGCGGATGGCCGCGACGGCGGCCCTGAAGCCACTGGCCGGTCCGGTCCGGGGCCACCCCGCCCGGGACCTGTCCGACCAGGACCTGCGCGGCCGGCTCGGCACCTACTGGCACCCCGTCGGCACCTGCGCCATGGGAGCGCCGGACGACCCCCTGGCGGTGGTCGACGGCGAGGCCCGGGTACGCGGCGTGGCGAACCTGCGGATCGTCGACGCCTCCGTCCTGCCGACCGTCCCGGCGGCGAACACCCAGCTTCCGGTGCTCGCCGTCGCGGAGATGCTGGCGGACCTGATCGGGGGAGCGGCATGA
- a CDS encoding adenosine kinase, whose amino-acid sequence MSTETDVLVLGGAGVDTIVYVPELPLPFADSYMVPRIEMRAGQTGDFVALGLSALGLRTHHLDMIGADHAGDLIRALHRDRGIPLTEVPLPGGTKRAVNLVGPDGRRLSLYDDSRSHEADRLPEETVRALAAVSRHAHVSITYPCAFALPLLREAGLTVSTDLHNWDGTNPYHEPFAHEADVVFVSTTALADPERTMRQIAERGRARVVVATAGAEGAYLLADGEITHVPVVTPPAPVIDSNGAGDAFASGFLLGWLSGEPAARCARYGAIAGAYACTVPATGTDSIGRDALLARLTELDAAPAGAGA is encoded by the coding sequence ATGAGTACCGAGACAGACGTCCTCGTCCTGGGAGGCGCCGGTGTCGACACGATCGTGTACGTGCCCGAGCTGCCGCTCCCGTTCGCCGACAGCTACATGGTGCCCAGGATCGAGATGCGGGCAGGCCAGACCGGCGACTTCGTCGCCCTCGGCCTGAGCGCGCTGGGCCTGCGCACCCACCACCTCGACATGATCGGCGCCGACCACGCGGGCGACCTGATCCGGGCCCTGCACCGCGACCGGGGGATCCCGCTCACCGAGGTCCCGCTGCCGGGCGGCACCAAGCGCGCCGTCAACCTGGTCGGCCCCGACGGGCGGCGCCTCTCGCTGTACGACGACAGCCGCTCGCACGAGGCGGACCGGCTGCCCGAGGAGACCGTCCGGGCGCTGGCCGCGGTGAGCCGCCACGCGCACGTCTCGATCACCTATCCCTGCGCCTTCGCCCTGCCGCTGCTGCGCGAGGCCGGCCTGACCGTCTCCACCGACCTGCACAACTGGGACGGCACCAACCCCTACCACGAGCCGTTCGCCCACGAGGCCGATGTCGTGTTCGTGTCCACCACCGCCCTGGCGGACCCCGAGCGGACCATGCGGCAGATCGCCGAACGCGGCCGGGCCCGGGTGGTCGTCGCCACCGCCGGCGCCGAGGGCGCGTACCTGCTCGCCGACGGGGAGATCACCCACGTCCCGGTCGTCACCCCGCCCGCACCGGTGATCGACTCCAACGGCGCGGGCGACGCCTTCGCGTCGGGCTTCCTGCTCGGCTGGCTGTCCGGTGAGCCGGCGGCGCGCTGCGCCCGGTACGGCGCGATCGCCGGCGCCTACGCCTGCACCGTGCCGGCGACCGGCACCGACTCCATCGGCCGGGACGCACTCCTCGCCCGCCTCACCGAACTCGACGCCGCGCCAGCGGGAGCGGGCGCGTGA
- the malQ gene encoding 4-alpha-glucanotransferase: protein MSPTRELSALAELHGVSTHWTTDVGRRIETPPDTLRAVLAALGVDAATGGSVRAALSERRRALAERLLPPSVVLRSGRPRADLRTPPRTDLLVETEDGRTRPVRDLGTDLAELPVGRHTLHAERAGRREAAPLLVAPTRLAGPAGRGWGFLAQLYSVLSARSWGMGDLGDLADLGRWAGALGADFVQLNPLHAYVPGPLPDPSPYRPSSRRYPDPMNLRIEAVPEYAALSPADRAAVEELAASGGRLREAVLTGALIDRAAVRDLKFRALELLHRVPLDAARQAAYRRYTDTEGPGLTDFATWCALAEVHGTGWRSWPAGLRSPDGPDVAGARRELAGRIEFHRRVAWLVDEQLGEAQRAATGAGMAIGLMHDLAVGVDPEGADAWSLRRYLAEGMTVGCPADDFNPHGQDWGLPPWRPDTLAEAGYAPFAEVLRGTLHRSGALRLDHIMGLFRLWWVPAGARAAEGAYVRYDHEAMLGVLALEAHRAGSMVIGEDLGTVERGVREELTDRGILGTSVLRFEYLGGSEQRSGPLPPEEWRDGCLATLTTHDLPSTAAWLDGDHVGLHEKLGLLAEPVQQAAAAAAAESAGWLAEAERAGALGAPGAPGPRTGEVPGPEVPSREVLGLHRFLALTPAKLLGVWLPDTVGDRRPQNLPGTVDEYPNWRLPIADPAGRPLTLEELAALPGPRAVAEVYRDLPATP, encoded by the coding sequence ATGTCGCCCACGCGTGAGCTGTCCGCACTGGCCGAACTGCACGGCGTCTCCACCCACTGGACCACCGACGTAGGCCGACGGATCGAGACTCCCCCGGACACGCTGCGGGCCGTGCTGGCCGCCCTGGGCGTCGACGCCGCCACCGGCGGCTCCGTCCGGGCGGCCCTCTCCGAGCGCCGGCGCGCCCTCGCCGAACGCCTGCTCCCGCCCAGCGTCGTGCTCCGCTCCGGACGCCCGCGCGCCGACCTGCGGACACCGCCCCGCACCGACCTGCTGGTCGAGACCGAGGACGGCCGGACCAGGCCCGTCCGCGACCTCGGCACGGACCTCGCCGAACTCCCGGTCGGCCGCCACACCCTCCACGCCGAGCGGGCCGGCCGGCGGGAGGCCGCCCCGCTGCTGGTCGCGCCCACCCGGCTGGCCGGTCCCGCCGGGCGCGGCTGGGGATTCCTGGCCCAGCTCTACTCGGTGCTCTCCGCGCGCTCCTGGGGCATGGGCGACCTCGGCGACCTGGCCGACCTGGGCCGCTGGGCCGGCGCCCTCGGCGCCGACTTCGTCCAGCTCAACCCGCTCCACGCCTACGTGCCCGGCCCGCTGCCCGACCCGTCCCCGTACCGGCCCAGCAGCCGGCGCTACCCCGACCCGATGAACCTGCGCATCGAGGCGGTACCCGAGTACGCGGCCCTGTCACCCGCCGACCGGGCCGCCGTCGAGGAGCTGGCCGCGAGCGGGGGCCGGCTGCGCGAGGCCGTCCTCACCGGCGCACTGATCGACCGGGCGGCCGTCCGCGACCTCAAGTTCCGCGCCCTGGAACTCCTCCACCGGGTACCGCTCGACGCGGCCCGGCAGGCCGCCTACCGGCGGTACACCGACACGGAGGGGCCGGGGCTGACCGACTTCGCGACCTGGTGCGCCCTCGCCGAGGTGCACGGCACCGGGTGGCGGTCCTGGCCCGCCGGGCTGCGCAGCCCCGACGGGCCCGACGTCGCCGGCGCCCGGCGCGAGCTGGCCGGCCGGATCGAGTTCCACCGCAGGGTCGCCTGGCTGGTCGACGAACAGCTCGGCGAGGCGCAGCGGGCCGCGACCGGGGCGGGCATGGCCATCGGGCTCATGCACGACCTGGCGGTCGGCGTCGATCCCGAGGGCGCGGACGCCTGGAGCCTGCGGCGCTACCTCGCCGAGGGCATGACGGTCGGCTGCCCGGCCGACGACTTCAACCCGCACGGCCAGGACTGGGGCCTGCCGCCCTGGCGGCCCGACACGCTCGCCGAGGCCGGGTACGCGCCGTTCGCCGAGGTGCTGCGCGGCACGCTGCACCGCTCCGGCGCACTGCGGCTGGACCACATCATGGGGCTGTTCCGGCTCTGGTGGGTACCCGCCGGCGCGCGGGCCGCCGAGGGCGCCTACGTCCGGTACGACCACGAGGCGATGCTGGGTGTGCTCGCCCTGGAGGCGCACCGGGCCGGCAGCATGGTGATCGGCGAGGACCTGGGCACCGTCGAGCGCGGAGTCCGCGAGGAGCTGACGGACCGGGGGATCCTCGGTACGTCCGTGCTGCGCTTCGAGTACCTCGGGGGCTCGGAACAGCGCTCCGGTCCGCTCCCGCCCGAGGAGTGGCGCGACGGCTGCCTGGCCACCCTCACCACCCACGACCTGCCCAGCACCGCCGCCTGGCTGGACGGTGACCACGTCGGCCTGCACGAGAAGCTCGGCCTGCTCGCCGAACCCGTGCAGCAGGCCGCGGCCGCGGCGGCAGCCGAGAGCGCCGGCTGGCTCGCCGAGGCGGAGCGGGCCGGCGCACTCGGCGCACCCGGCGCACCCGGCCCGCGGACCGGGGAGGTGCCGGGCCCGGAGGTGCCGAGCCGGGAGGTGCTCGGCCTGCACCGGTTCCTCGCGCTCACCCCGGCGAAGCTGCTGGGCGTCTGGCTGCCCGACACGGTGGGGGACCGCCGCCCGCAGAACCTGCCCGGCACGGTCGACGAGTACCCCAACTGGCGGCTGCCGATAGCCGATCCGGCCGGCCGGCCGCTCACCCTGGAGGAGCTGGCCGCCCTGCCGGGCCCCCGTGCCGTCGCCGAGGTCTACCGGGACCTGCCGGCCACCCCGTGA
- a CDS encoding HAD family hydrolase, whose protein sequence is MTAPTRRRPPPFGVVATDLDGTLLRGDLSLSARTRAALARAEASGALHLVVTGRAAAGCRTLLERLDYRGLAVCGQGAQLYDVGADRLLSSQGLHGPTVRPLVARIAEQAGPLRLAVVTAGLTGDFLVTPGFESRLRHGWRLAESPDDLWARPVDKVLIRHDHLGDDELAALARRVCADEVAVTHSGEGLVELLPAGVSKASGLAAAAALLGFTPADTIAFGDMPNDIPMIEWAGYGVAMGNAHAELRRRADETAPSNEEDGVAVVLERFFPPDAGRSAADRPAAAPSTTHRRESPTDVAHA, encoded by the coding sequence ATGACCGCACCCACCCGCCGCCGTCCGCCGCCCTTCGGGGTGGTCGCCACCGACCTGGACGGGACCCTGCTGCGCGGCGACCTCAGCCTCTCCGCCCGGACGCGGGCCGCGCTCGCGCGGGCCGAGGCGTCCGGCGCCCTCCACCTGGTGGTCACCGGCCGGGCAGCGGCCGGCTGCCGGACCCTGCTGGAACGACTCGACTACCGGGGACTGGCGGTCTGCGGCCAGGGCGCCCAGCTCTACGACGTCGGCGCCGACCGGCTGCTGTCCTCGCAGGGCCTGCACGGTCCGACCGTGCGACCCCTGGTCGCGCGCATCGCCGAGCAGGCGGGGCCGCTGCGACTCGCGGTGGTGACCGCCGGCCTGACCGGGGACTTCCTGGTCACACCGGGGTTCGAGAGCCGCCTGCGGCACGGCTGGCGGCTGGCCGAGAGCCCGGACGACCTCTGGGCGCGGCCCGTGGACAAGGTGCTGATCCGGCACGACCACCTGGGCGACGACGAGCTCGCCGCGCTGGCCCGACGGGTCTGCGCGGACGAGGTCGCCGTCACCCACTCCGGCGAGGGGCTGGTGGAGCTGCTCCCCGCCGGAGTCAGCAAGGCGAGCGGACTGGCCGCCGCGGCCGCCCTGCTCGGCTTCACCCCCGCCGACACCATCGCGTTCGGCGACATGCCCAACGACATCCCGATGATCGAGTGGGCCGGATACGGAGTCGCCATGGGCAACGCCCACGCCGAACTCCGGCGCCGCGCGGACGAAACGGCCCCCAGCAACGAGGAGGACGGGGTCGCGGTGGTGCTCGAACGGTTCTTCCCGCCCGACGCCGGTCGATCCGCCGCCGACCGGCCCGCCGCCGCCCCATCCACCACCCACCGACGGGAGAGTCCGACCGATGTCGCCCACGCGTGA